A genomic stretch from Setaria viridis chromosome 1, Setaria_viridis_v4.0, whole genome shotgun sequence includes:
- the LOC117837049 gene encoding uncharacterized protein: protein MMMEKTQEGQQQGAAASALVVHSQVRRIKQEEDEKVKVHETYQHHVSEMRLVLRDLGRQRSRSPLGRVVARPAAISIGGDS, encoded by the coding sequence ATGATGATGGAGAAGACGCAGGAAGGGCAGCagcagggggcggcggcgagcgcgctggTGGTGCACAGCCAGGTGCGGCGGATCaagcaggaggaggacgagaaAGTGAAGGTGCACGAGACGTACCAGCACCACGTCTCCGAGATGCGCCTCGTCCTCCGGGACCTCGGCAGGCAGCGCTCCCGCTCGCCGCTCGGCCGCGTCGtcgcgcgccccgccgccatctccatcggCGGCGACTCCTGA
- the LOC117845182 gene encoding probable peroxygenase 5 isoform X1: protein MGSRRALPSSCPGAAAPLLLLLAASFGGGGHAAAGGAPGSGAGMTELQKHVAFFDRDHDGIVTFDETYQGLKDVGLGAVAAKASAALINAALGPKTRPDNANSSSSMDIYIQNIQKGKHGSDTGAYDAQGRFVPAKLDEMFTKHAKTVPNALTQDEVEEMLKANRQSNDVTGWLGAKAEWEMLYSLAKDKDGRLPKDTVRAVYDGTLFYQLAQGKKG from the exons ATGGGTTCTCGACGGGCGCTGCCTTCGTCGTGccccggcgcggccgcgccgctccTGCTTCTCCTGGCGGCATCCTTCG gtggtggtggtcacgcggcggccggcggcgctccgggcTCGGGCGCCGGCATGACGGAGCTGCAGAAGCACGTGGCGTTCTTCGACCGCGACCATGACGGCATCGTTACCTTCGACGAGACGTACCAAG GTCTGAAGGACGTCGGGCTTGGAGCTGTCGCGGCCAAGGCCAGCGCCGCGCTCATCAACGCCGCCCTCGGCCCCAAGACCAGACCT GATAATGCAaactcgtcctcgagcatggATATCTACATCCAGAACATTCAGAAAGGGAAGCACGGGAGTGACACAGGCGCGTATGACGCTCAAGGAAG GTTTGTTCCTGCGAAGCTGGACGAGATGTTCACCAAGCACGCCAAGACCGTGCCAAACGCCCTGACACaagacgaggtggaggagatgcTCAAGGCCAACCGACAGAGCAATGACGTCACGGGATG GCTTGGGGCCAAGGCGGAGTGGGAGATGCTGTACAGTCTCGCCAAAGACAAGGACGGGCGCCTGCCCAAGGACACCGTGAGGGCCGTCTACGATGGGACCCTCTTCTACCAGTTGGCGCAGGGGAAGAAGGGCTAA
- the LOC117837041 gene encoding uncharacterized protein, translated as MAAAAAGATPATARRILFTTTSSLLSSSLTRSSRRSLACSAASAAAPRLAPQPPDLVRWVQREGGFVHPALRVSDHPEHGLGVSAAAADGDIPPGEVLITLPGRLPLRLRRPTGAADDVLVQLAQQVPEELWAMKLGLRLLQERARPDSFWWPYIANLPETFTVPIFFPGDDIKNLQYAPLLHQVNKRCCFLLEFEKKVQWMLDTLPLEHHPFYGQDVNSSSLGWAMSASSSRAFRLHGEIPMLLPLIDMCNHSFDPNARIVQEGNVNSSDMSVKVVAETKIEKNAAITLNYGCHPNDFFLLDYGFVIAPNPYDLVELSYDGALFDAASMAAGVSSPNFSAPAKWQQDILSQLNLHGEGAILKVSLGGPDIVDGRLLAALRVLLAADPEAVHKHDLKTMMSLDAQAPLGPTVEASALRTVLALCAIALQHFHTKIMEDEAILKGEPPLTTELAVQFRLQKKFLIVDVMQNISRKIKMLSPQKSTA; from the exons atggcggccgccgccgcgggggccacGCCGGCGACTGCGAGGAGGATCCTCTTCACCACTACCTCCTCCCTCCTTTCGTCCTCACTCAcgcgcagcagccgccgcagccTCGCCTGCTCtgccgcgtccgccgccgccccgcgcctcgcgccgcagccgcccgACCTGGTCCGGTGGGTGCAGCGCGAGGGCGGGTTCGTCCACCCTGCCCTCCGCGTCTCCGACCACCCGGAACACGGACTCGGGGTctctgccgccgcggccgacggtGACATCCCCCCTGGGGAAGTCCTCATCACGCTCCCGGGCCGCCTCCCACTACGACTCCGCCGCCCCACCGGCGCCGCGGATGACGTGCTCGTGCAGCTCGCCCAACAAGTCCCGG AGGAACTGTGGGCTATGAAGCTGGGCTTGAGGTTGCTTCAAGAAAGGGCCAGACCTGATTCATTTTGGTGGCCATATATTGCCAATTTGCCAGAGACATTTACCGTTCCAATCTTCTTTCCTGGGGATGACATAAAGAATTTGCAGTATGCCCCTCTCCTCCACCAG GTCAATAAAAGATGCTGTTTTCTTCTTGAGTTTGAGAAAAAGGTGCAATGGATGCTTGACACTCTGCCCTTGGAACATCATCCTTTTTATGGACAAGATGTAAATTCATCTTCCCTTGGATGGGCTATGTCAGCTTCCTCTTCCCGTGCATTCCGTTTGCACGGTGAAATCCCAATGCTGTTGCCTCTTATTGATATGTGCAACCATAGTTTTGACCCAAATGCTAGGATTGTCCAGGAAGGAAATGTAAACAGCTCAGACATGTCAGTTAAG GTTGTTGCTGAGACGAAGATTGAGAAAAATGCTGCAATAACACTGAATTATGGTTGCCATCCCAATGATTTCTTTCTTCTTGATTATGGATTTGTGATAGCACCGAACCCTTACGATCTAGTGGAACTGAGCTACGATGGAGCCCTTTTTGATGCTGCTAGCATGGCAGCAGGAGTCTCATCTCCCAACTTTTCAGCACCAGCCAAGTGGCAACAAGATATCTTATCACAGCTAAACCTACATGGAGAGGGTGCAATTTTGAAG GTAAGCTTAGGAGGCCCGGACATAGTTGATGGACGTTTGCTAGCTGCTTTACGGGTGCTTCTTGCAGCCGATCCAGAGGCTGTGCACAAGCATGACCTCAAAACTATGATGTCCCTTGACGCACAAGCTCCTTTAGGCCCTACTGTTGAAGCCTCAGCTCTCCGAACAGTTCTTGCGCTATGTGCAATTGCTCTCCAACACTTCCACACAAAGATAATGGAAGACGAGGCCATTCTAAAAGGGGAACCGCCTCTTACCACTGAACTGGCCGTCCAGTTTAGATTGCAGAAGAAGTTCCTGATAGTTGACGTGATGCAGAATATCAGCCGGAAAATCAAGATGCTATCTCCACAGAAATCCACCGCTTAG
- the LOC117859827 gene encoding nudix hydrolase 18, mitochondrial has protein sequence MAVLVARQGRELQRYSQRTGGRIVVGCIPYRVRRDDGELEVLVITSQKGHGMMFPKGGWEEDESMDEAARREALEEAGVLGDTEPMLGFWHYQSRRYADQTYEGFMFPLRVADELHQWPEMASRKRTWATVNQVMDGCPHWWMREALEKLVARHAKLQSAL, from the exons ATGGCCGTGTTGGTGGCGAGGCAGGGGCGCGAGCTGCAGCGCTACAGCCAGCGCACCGGCGGGCGCATCGTGGTGGGCTGCATCCCCTACCGCGtgcggcgcgacgacggcgagctGGAGGTGCTGGTGATCACGTCGCAGAAGGGGCACGGCATGATGTTCCCCAAGGGCGGGTGGGAGGAGGACGAGTCCATGGACGAGGCCGCCCGGCGCGAGGCCCTGGAGGAGGCCGGCGTCCTCGGCGACACCGAGCCGATGCTCGGCTTCTGGCACTACCAGAGCCGCCGCTACGCCGACCAGACCTACGAGGGCTTCATGTTCCCGCTCCgcgtcgccgacgagctccaCCAGTGGCCCGAGATGGCCTCCCGCAAGCGCACCTGG GCGACGGTGAACCAGGTGATGGACGGGTGCCCGCACTGGTGGATGCGGGAGGCGCTCGAGAAGCTCGTCGCCCGGCACGCCAAGCTGCAGTCCGCTCTCTGA
- the LOC117858327 gene encoding probable calcium-binding protein CML20: MGLVVSATASCGDILGRGRSPPPPPPTTAATTQPPNDGTTPDPELVSVFRRFDADGDGRISADEMRESCGCTAEEAEEMVAAADRDGDGFISLEELGALLDGGDQSVDLRNAFAEYDEDGDGVITAEELRRALRRLGEEVTAERCAEMVAAFDRNGDGVISFDEFKAMLNTEPAA; encoded by the coding sequence ATGGGTCTCGtcgtctccgccaccgcctcctgcgGCGACATCCTCGGCCGAGGccgctcgcctcctcctcctccacccaccACTGCGGCTACCACCCAGCCACCCAACGACGGCACCACGCCGGACCCGGAGCTCGTCAGCGTGTTCCGCCGCTTCgacgcggacggcgacggccgcaTCTCGGCGGACGAGATGCGCGAGTCCTGCGGCTGCACAgccgaggaggccgaggagATGGTTGCCGCCGCGGACCGCGACGGGGACGGCTTCATCAGCCTGGAGGAGCTCGGGGCGCTGTTAGACGGCGGGGACCAGTCCGTCGACCTGCGCAACGCGTTCGCCGAGTacgacgaggacggcgacggcgtgaTCACGGCCGAGGAGCTCCGCCGCGCGCTCCGGAGGTTGGGCGAGGAGGTGACGGCCGAGCGGTGCgcggagatggtggcggcgtTTGATCGCAACGGCGATGGGGTCATCTCTTTCGACGAGTTCAAGGCCATGTTGAACACCGAACCGGCGGCGTGA
- the LOC117845182 gene encoding probable peroxygenase 5 isoform X2, translating into MGSRRALPSSCPGAAAPLLLLLAASFGGGGHAAAGGAPGSGAGMTELQKHVAFFDRDHDGIVTFDETYQGLKDVGLGAVAAKASAALINAALGPKTRPDNANSSSSMDIYIQNIQKGKHGSDTGAYDAQGRFVPAKLDEMFTKHAKTVPNALTQDEVEEMLKANRQSNDVTGWQSHQRSGGTRPWASGVAGTPSSPTAGRASITGG; encoded by the exons ATGGGTTCTCGACGGGCGCTGCCTTCGTCGTGccccggcgcggccgcgccgctccTGCTTCTCCTGGCGGCATCCTTCG gtggtggtggtcacgcggcggccggcggcgctccgggcTCGGGCGCCGGCATGACGGAGCTGCAGAAGCACGTGGCGTTCTTCGACCGCGACCATGACGGCATCGTTACCTTCGACGAGACGTACCAAG GTCTGAAGGACGTCGGGCTTGGAGCTGTCGCGGCCAAGGCCAGCGCCGCGCTCATCAACGCCGCCCTCGGCCCCAAGACCAGACCT GATAATGCAaactcgtcctcgagcatggATATCTACATCCAGAACATTCAGAAAGGGAAGCACGGGAGTGACACAGGCGCGTATGACGCTCAAGGAAG GTTTGTTCCTGCGAAGCTGGACGAGATGTTCACCAAGCACGCCAAGACCGTGCCAAACGCCCTGACACaagacgaggtggaggagatgcTCAAGGCCAACCGACAGAGCAATGACGTCACGGGATG GCAATCTCACCAACGCTCCGGCGGGACAAGACCATGGGCGAGCGGCGTCGCGGGCACGCCTTCAAGCCCCACCGCTGGCCGTGCATCCATCACGGGAGGTTGA